In one Magallana gigas chromosome 9, xbMagGiga1.1, whole genome shotgun sequence genomic region, the following are encoded:
- the LOC117692234 gene encoding toll-like receptor 2, protein MGWNKTKCMMDRQLFVSIVLICRISAVLTQNCSISHFVDDCGNKGLLWNCSGSNISKLPTVLPPELENSNTALDISYNQFTSLTKDTFEAIAVYSKVTSVILHHNNITKISKMVFQKMSILCSLDISNVHLKANDIDAEAFSNLDELQYLQIHQNDFHETKNPRYPDIQLSKLRSLKYLKIDIFNGFQFQKPFENLSNLTKLEFNSLGEFKITNTSFEGLKLSPLRSLDMKFRNHVDCDVSEDLFCSFPYLDTNIEINFGGKCSIYAALRSLKCLQYREIQKINISENVQVLESDIVNISDKSFKYLFNICVSELILNSDAIIYLHIHLYRTTLWNCLNKLSLRSNRVQHVAMETVFALLTLPRLLEINLCCNSRPIYTELFNIYSQERYQNISININLPKSLIVLDYSYNYIHNQYHIRWYLLVTLIGENLRKLNLQKTNFPLQYEHIFNFPSLRVLDLSENNFTNIHPNIFQRVRNLRQLSAANVNLDLTNSLISEGLFKNLKCLTKLDLSRNGLAFLPQSLLYDQKQSLTEINLDHNMFSSIYDSLMQLENLNNLYLRYNLISKISEKDQRLFESLKNLSFHLEGNPISCACLNIQSLKWMKDHQNSFADLGKVLCVENNHHVGHLFNDEIWRKFELDCQSKDWLTFSIVLLFLTMLIFTSIAAIKRYRVHLEYVILRLKKQWKGIPLRKSEDEFLFDVYVSYSESDYLWIRDKLYPKLEDLNVISWMTDKNSTPGGWVLEGIVNRINECRKVMFVVSESFLDMEWSSYAVKTAITHAFYNQRQGFIVVLIKDGVALEKLPEELKNIWWCIEYFRWPDEEESNEVILKRLTKALKSD, encoded by the exons ATGGGATGGAATAAAACTAAATGTATGATGGACAGACAGCTATTTGTTTCAATAGTTTTGATTT GTAGAATATCGGCAGTGTTGACACAAAACTGTTCAATTTCACACTTTGTTGACGACTGTGGAAATAAGGGATTGCTGTGGAACTGCAGTGGATCAAACATCTCCAAATTACCAACAGTGTTACCTCCTGAATTGGAAAATAGCAATACTGCGTTGGATATATCGTACAATCAATTCACTTCTCTAACAAAAGATACATTTGAAGCAATAGCGGTGTACTCCAAGGTGACGTCTGTCATTCTTCACCACAATAACATaaccaaaatttcaaagatGGTCTTTCAAAAAATGTCAATCTTATGCAGTTTGGATATTTCTAATGTACATCTTAAAGCAAATGACATTGATGCCGAAGCCTTTTCTAATCTTGACGAACTCCAGTATCttcaaattcatcaaaatgACTTTCATGAGACGAAAAATCCAAGATATCCTGATATTCAGCTTTCAAAACTTCGTTcactaaaatatttgaaaattgacatttttaatgGATTTCAGTTTCAAAAACCGtttgaaaatctttcaaatttaaccaaattagAATTCAATTCTCTGGGTGAATTTAAAATAACCAATACTTCTTTCGAGGGTCTTAAGCTCTCCCCACTCCGCAGCCTCGATATGAAGTTTAGAAATCATGTGGACTGTGACGTTTCGGAAGATCTTTTTTGCTCGTTTCCGTACTTAGACACAAATATCGAAATAAATTTTGGCGGCAAGTGCAGTATTTATGCAGCATTAAGATCACTCAAATGTTTACAATATCgtgaaatacaaaaaataaatataagtgaAAATGTTCAAGTTTTGGAATCAGACATAGTTAATATAAGCGATAAGAGCTTTAAAtacctttttaatatttgtgtgaGTGAGCTCATATTAAATAGCGACGCAATTATCTATCTTCATATACATCTTTATAGAACTACATTATGGAATTGTCTAAATAAATTAAGTCTTAGGTCAAATAGAGTCCAGCATGTTGCTATGGAGACAGTATTTGCTTTATTGACTTTGCCACGTCTGCTTGAAATAAACCTTTGTTGCAATTCCCGGCCAATTTACACAGAATTATTTAACATCTACAGTCAAGAAAGATATCAGaatatttctattaacattaATCTGCCAAAAAGTCTTATAGTTCTTGACTATTCTTACAATTACATTCACAATCAGTATCATATAAGATGGTATTTACTTGTAACGCTTATAGGGGAAAATTTGCGCAAACTGAATCTTCAAAAAACTAATTTTCCTCTACAGTATGAACATATCTTTAATTTTCCGTCCTTAAGAGTTCTTGATTTATCTGAAAATAACTTTACAAATATTCACCCTAATATATTTCAAAGAGTGAGAAATCTTCGCCAGTTATCCGCAGCAAATGTTAACTTAGACCTGACTAACAGTTTGATTTCCGAaggtttgtttaaaaatctcaaatgtTTGACAAAACTTGATCTATCTCGAAATGGCTTAGCCTTTTTACCGCAGTCTCTACTTTATGAccaaaaacaatctttaacaGAAATAAATCTAGATCATAATATGTTTTCTTCCATCTACGATTCCTTAATGCAGTTGGAGAATTTGAACAATCTCTATCTTCGATACAACTTGATATCAAAGATTTCGGAGAAGGACCAGAGACTTTTTGAATCATTGAAAAATCTGTCATTCCATTTAGAAGGAAACCCAATTTCTTGCGCATGCTTAAACATCCAGTCTTTGAAATGGATGAAAGATCACCAAAATTCATTTGCAGATCTTGGCAAAGTTCTATGTGTGGAAAACAACCACCATGTTGGTCATTTATTCAACGATGAAATATGGCGGAAATTCGAACTTGACTGCCAGTCAAAAGATTGGCTCACCTTTTCTATCGTATTGCTGTTTTTGACAATGTTAATATTCACTAGTATTGCTGCTATCAAAAGATACCGTGTCCATCTAGAATATGTAATTCTTAGACTGAAAAAACAATGGAAAGGTATACCTTTACGAAAAAGTGAAGACGAGTTTTTGTTTGACGTGTATGTATCATACAGTGAATCAGACTATTTATGGATAAGAGATAAACTTTATCCAAAACTAGAGGATTTAAATGTGATTTCATGGATGACAGATAAAAATTCCACTCCAGGCGGCTGGGTATTAGAAGGGATTGTGAATCGTATTAACGAATGCAGGAAAGTAATGTTTGTTGTAAGTGAGAGTTTTTTGGACATGGAGTGGTCTTCATATGCTGTTAAAACGGCCATCACCCACGCTTTTTATAATCAACGACAGGGGTTCATTGTGGTTTTGATTAAAGATGGGGTTGCTCTTGAAAAGCTTCCAGAGGAACTGAAAAACATATGGTGGTGCATTGAATACTTCAGATGGCCTGACGAAGAGGAAAGTAACGAAGTTATACTCAAGAGACTGACCAAAGCACTTAAATCCGATTGA